One Watersipora subatra chromosome 4, tzWatSuba1.1, whole genome shotgun sequence genomic window carries:
- the LOC137393530 gene encoding proline rich transmembrane protein 1B-like isoform X1 — translation MAQTDSHHNPMEKSLPVDSKSASADDQGYPTQLSALEYSEFSAAEGYPQQPVAQGYPQQPVAPGYPQQPVAPGYPQPPVAPGYPQQPVAPAYPTNQVFYTPLTNPPNDYLALSIFTTIFCCFWIGIVAIYKSTKVRDLATKGDATAAAEASQTARVLNIVGIICGIITITGLSVYLYFAYDSVIY, via the exons ATGGCTCAAACAG ATTCTCATCATAACCCAATGGAAAAGAGTTTACCTGTTGATTCAAAAAGTGCTAGCGCCGATGATCAAGGTTATCCAACACAGTTGAGCGCTCTAGAATATTCAGAGTTTTCAGCAGCTGAGGGATATCCACAACAACCTGTAGCACAAGGATACCCACAACAGCCAGTTGCACCAGGATATCCACAACAACCTGTAGCACCAGGATATCCACAACCACCAGTTGCACCAGGATATCCACAACAACCAGTAGCACCAGCCTATCCCACCAACCAGGTGTTTTATACTCCACTGACAAATCCTCCTAATGACTATCTAGCTCTGTCCATCTTCACGACAATCTTTTGCTGTTTCTGGATTGGTATCGTAGCAATTTACAAATCAACCAAAGTGAGAGACTTAGCAACAAAGG GAGATGCAACTGCTGCAGCCGAAGCTTCCCAAACTGCAAGGGTATTGAATATTGTAGGAATTATTTGTGGTATTATCACTATTACAGGTCTCAGTGTATATTTGTACTTCGCATATGACTCTGTGATTTATTGA